The following DNA comes from Chryseobacterium gallinarum.
TAAAGGAGCATAACAAGTGCCTCCCGGTTTTCTCCAGCATCCCCAGGCTCCTCCTCCACGGAAACATACATAAGCTGCACCACCGCATGCTTCAATCTGAATATC
Coding sequences within:
- a CDS encoding bacteriocin-like protein; the encoded protein is MKNFKKLSREEKMNINGGFTDIQIEACGGAAYVCFRGGGAWGCWRKPGGTCYAPLL